In Finegoldia magna ATCC 53516, a genomic segment contains:
- a CDS encoding excisionase produces MKQTDIPIWERYTLTIEEASKYFRIGENKLRRLAEENKNANWLIMNGNRIQVKRKQFEKIIDTLNAI; encoded by the coding sequence ATGAAGCAGACTGACATTCCGATTTGGGAGCGTTATACCCTAACTATTGAAGAAGCGTCAAAATATTTTCGTATTGGCGAAAACAAGCTGCGTCGTTTGGCAGAAGAAAATAAAAATGCAAACTGGCTGATTATGAATGGCAATCGTATTCAGGTTAAACGAAAACAATTTGAAAAAATTATAGATACATTGAATGCAATCTAG
- a CDS encoding tyrosine-type recombinase/integrase, giving the protein MSEKRRDNKGRILKTGESQRKDGRYLYKYTDSFGEPQFVYSWKLVATDRVPAGKRDCISLREKIAELQKDIHDGIDVVGKKMTLCQLYAKQNAQRPKVRKNTETGRKYLMDILKKDKLGARSIDSIKPSDAKEWAIRMSENGYAYQTINNYKRSLKASFYIAIQDDCVRKNPFDFQLNAVLDDDTVPKTVLTGEQEEKLLAFAKADKTYSKNYDEILILLKTGLRISEFGGLTLPDLDFENRLVNIDHQLLRDTEIGYYIETPKTKSGERQVPMVEEAYQAFKRVLANRKNDKRVEIDGYSDFLFLNRKNYPKVASDYNGMMKGLVKKYNKYNDDKLPHITPHSLRHTFCTNYANAGMNPKALQYIMGHANIAMTLNYYAHATFDSAMSEMKRLNKEKQQERLVA; this is encoded by the coding sequence ATGTCAGAAAAAAGACGTGACAATAAAGGTCGAATTTTAAAGACTGGAGAGAGCCAACGAAAAGACGGAAGATACTTATACAAATATACAGATTCATTTGGAGAACCGCAATTTGTTTACTCGTGGAAACTTGTGGCTACAGACAGAGTACCAGCAGGAAAGCGTGATTGTATCTCACTTAGGGAGAAAATCGCAGAGTTACAGAAAGACATTCATGATGGTATTGATGTTGTAGGAAAGAAAATGACACTCTGCCAGCTTTACGCAAAACAGAACGCTCAAAGACCAAAGGTTAGAAAAAATACTGAAACTGGACGCAAATATCTTATGGATATTTTGAAGAAAGACAAGTTAGGTGCAAGAAGTATTGATAGTATTAAACCATCAGACGCTAAAGAATGGGCGATTAGAATGAGTGAAAATGGTTATGCCTATCAAACCATCAATAACTATAAACGTTCTTTAAAGGCTTCATTCTACATTGCGATACAAGATGATTGTGTTCGGAAGAATCCATTTGACTTTCAACTGAATGCAGTTCTTGATGATGATACTGTCCCTAAGACCGTACTAACAGGAGAACAGGAAGAAAAACTGTTAGCCTTTGCGAAAGCTGATAAAACCTACAGCAAAAATTATGATGAAATTCTGATACTCTTAAAAACAGGTCTTCGTATTTCAGAGTTTGGTGGTTTGACACTTCCAGATTTAGATTTTGAGAATCGTCTTGTCAATATAGACCATCAGCTATTGAGAGATACTGAAATTGGGTACTACATTGAAACACCAAAGACCAAAAGTGGTGAACGTCAAGTTCCTATGGTTGAAGAAGCCTATCAAGCATTTAAGCGAGTGTTAGCGAATCGAAAGAATGATAAGCGTGTTGAGATTGATGGATATAGTGATTTCCTCTTTCTTAATAGAAAGAACTATCCAAAAGTGGCGAGTGACTATAATGGTATGATGAAAGGTCTTGTTAAGAAATACAACAAGTATAATGATGATAAGTTACCACACATCACTCCACATAGTTTGCGACATACATTCTGTACCAACTATGCAAATGCAGGAATGAACCCAAAAGCATTACAATACATTATGGGGCATGCAAATATAGCCATGACGCTGAACTATTACGCACACGCAACATTTGATTCCGCAATGTCAGAGATGAAACGCTTGAATAAAGAGAAGCAACAGGAGCGTCTTGTTGCTTAG
- a CDS encoding ATP-binding cassette domain-containing protein — translation MLKLKRYVSNKSLAIYCLINGLLKILFLVSPLVAKKFIDNAMNKNFNNMLIFGLIDVFLFVLTQVVSYIFDIFSKKVETSAISNIFKEVNENLDTYRVKEHSINRDRINQEITNNLTLIKGFIVDIPVSIVFSIITMIAIFLIMLKLSISLALVMIIVVPVGAYISYKLGYLISDYSEKDLTNNRDIKGYLLDKYSITKSERLLKKRQMFDIKILLENYKNTLNKKYKLESLVNNMMIYFVLNGVIISMYLISGYYVYRNMITIGTFYATQLYVSRFWTPVEYLFDIRNQYLTAKPAINSFMNFMEVKKTRYNYDIIKEIELVNFECLSNKGKVLNEKISMKFDNKNINIISGDNGVGKTTVIESILNYTDRYNGDILINGRILKESYYDMVYISSDYNISNFGLLSDKINFSSGQKKKAQIELALNTDKSVYIIDEPTNFLDEENKIKIANMINELYFKRKIVILITHDSEIINMIKNKKMYFLKKSA, via the coding sequence ATGTTGAAATTAAAAAGATATGTTTCAAATAAAAGCCTTGCCATTTATTGTTTGATAAATGGTCTATTAAAAATTTTGTTTTTAGTATCTCCACTTGTTGCAAAAAAGTTTATAGATAATGCAATGAATAAAAATTTTAATAATATGTTGATTTTTGGACTGATAGATGTTTTCTTATTTGTATTAACTCAGGTTGTATCTTATATATTTGATATTTTCAGTAAAAAAGTAGAAACATCAGCAATATCTAATATTTTCAAAGAGGTAAATGAAAATTTGGATACATATAGAGTAAAAGAACATTCAATTAATAGAGATAGGATTAATCAAGAAATAACAAATAATCTTACATTAATAAAAGGCTTTATTGTAGATATACCTGTTAGTATTGTATTTTCTATTATTACTATGATAGCAATATTTTTAATAATGTTAAAATTGTCTATTAGCTTAGCATTAGTTATGATAATTGTAGTCCCAGTAGGTGCATATATATCATATAAATTAGGTTATTTGATTTCAGATTATTCGGAAAAGGATTTAACGAATAATAGAGATATTAAGGGATATCTGCTAGATAAATATTCTATTACAAAGTCAGAAAGACTTTTAAAAAAAAGACAGATGTTTGATATAAAAATTTTATTAGAAAATTATAAAAATACATTAAATAAAAAATATAAATTAGAATCTCTTGTAAATAATATGATGATTTATTTTGTTTTAAATGGTGTAATAATTTCTATGTATTTGATTTCTGGATATTATGTGTATAGAAATATGATTACAATAGGTACTTTTTATGCTACACAACTTTATGTGTCTAGATTTTGGACACCAGTAGAATATTTGTTTGACATAAGAAATCAATATTTAACAGCAAAGCCAGCAATAAATAGTTTTATGAATTTTATGGAAGTAAAAAAAACAAGATACAATTATGATATTATAAAAGAAATAGAATTGGTGAATTTTGAATGTTTGAGTAATAAAGGGAAAGTATTAAATGAAAAAATTTCTATGAAATTTGATAATAAAAATATAAATATAATTTCTGGAGATAATGGTGTAGGAAAAACAACTGTGATAGAATCTATTTTGAATTATACTGATAGATACAATGGAGATATATTAATAAATGGAAGAATATTAAAAGAGAGCTACTATGATATGGTGTACATATCATCTGATTATAATATATCTAATTTTGGATTGTTATCTGATAAAATAAATTTTTCTTCTGGACAAAAGAAAAAAGCACAAATAGAGTTAGCATTAAATACGGATAAGAGTGTTTATATAATAGATGAACCTACTAATTTTTTGGATGAAGAAAATAAAATCAAAATAGCGAATATGATAAATGAGTTGTATTTTAAAAGGAAAATAGTGATTTTGATTACGCATGATAGCGAAATTATTAATATGATAAAAAATAAGAAAATGTATTTTTTAAAAAAATCTGCATGA
- a CDS encoding ABC transporter ATP-binding protein → MKTKAKKYFIYSSLFYVFIFVLDFLVSVITSNFADEFVKLKTVEFQNTIKTMLIIILVFGVKFLLEKLIPYRIELIKHQLKFQLKNNILRDIYNLRKELLFELTGEQVLQIVDKDSDIVASFRFEYLVEFFSSLFIFAMVLISFLVLSYKVTFIFVLLAILQIIPPIITKNSLYKIYMDTRKIEQDTTNWIISASEGRDVLKTFNATDWYFKNKRNLDELNVNAGTKAEIAFALENAMYSLLDLILKIVSYAIIGIAIYNQEITIADSVFMIMLLSTFYSNFENITKYISKVQEFNVSKTRINNILNKDINSNDVTVSDTDSLIDLKIEDLDFCQNLNGTNLKLEKGDKILISGSNGKGKTTIFNLILGLLHSNSKLVIRDIPERLISYLNQNDLCISFTMREIMGMLEGKEYVKKVQELCNYFGIKELDWGKYLDELSGGERKKFALAVCLASDKNILLLDEPTNHLDDKSVEKLIGILRSDSREMIVISHDKRLNKICNKTLDLDSGDNYV, encoded by the coding sequence ATGAAAACTAAAGCGAAGAAATATTTTATTTATTCAAGTTTGTTTTATGTATTTATTTTTGTGCTTGATTTTTTAGTGTCTGTAATTACATCAAATTTTGCAGACGAATTTGTAAAACTCAAAACAGTAGAATTTCAAAATACAATAAAAACTATGTTAATTATCATACTAGTATTTGGTGTGAAGTTTTTATTAGAAAAACTAATACCTTATAGAATAGAATTGATAAAACATCAATTAAAATTTCAGTTAAAAAACAACATACTTAGAGATATTTACAATTTACGAAAAGAATTATTGTTCGAATTGACAGGAGAGCAAGTTTTGCAAATTGTAGATAAGGATAGCGACATCGTAGCAAGTTTTAGGTTTGAATATTTAGTAGAATTTTTTTCTTCATTATTTATTTTTGCGATGGTACTTATTTCATTTTTGGTTTTAAGTTATAAGGTGACTTTTATTTTTGTTTTATTAGCTATTTTGCAAATAATACCGCCAATAATTACTAAAAATAGTTTATATAAGATTTACATGGATACTAGAAAAATAGAACAAGATACTACTAACTGGATTATTTCAGCATCAGAAGGAAGAGATGTTTTGAAAACTTTTAATGCGACTGATTGGTATTTTAAAAATAAAAGAAATTTAGATGAACTGAATGTAAATGCTGGTACTAAGGCTGAAATTGCATTTGCTCTTGAAAATGCTATGTATTCTCTGTTAGATTTGATTTTAAAAATAGTTAGTTATGCAATTATAGGTATAGCAATCTATAATCAGGAAATTACCATTGCTGATTCGGTGTTTATGATTATGTTACTGAGTACGTTTTATTCCAATTTTGAGAATATAACAAAATATATTTCGAAGGTTCAAGAATTCAATGTATCAAAAACTAGAATAAATAATATTTTAAATAAAGATATTAATAGTAACGATGTAACAGTTTCAGATACTGATTCTCTAATAGATTTAAAAATTGAAGATTTAGATTTTTGTCAAAATTTAAATGGAACAAATCTTAAATTAGAAAAAGGAGATAAAATTCTAATTTCTGGGAGTAATGGCAAAGGGAAAACAACCATTTTCAATTTGATTTTAGGACTTTTACACTCAAATAGCAAATTGGTTATTAGAGATATTCCAGAAAGACTTATAAGTTATTTAAATCAAAATGATTTATGTATTTCTTTTACAATGAGAGAGATTATGGGTATGCTTGAAGGAAAAGAATACGTTAAAAAAGTCCAAGAACTCTGCAATTATTTTGGGATTAAGGAGCTTGATTGGGGTAAATACTTAGATGAATTATCAGGTGGAGAAAGGAAAAAATTCGCATTAGCAGTTTGTCTGGCATCTGATAAGAATATACTTTTGTTAGATGAACCGACAAATCATTTAGATGATAAATCAGTGGAAAAACTAATCGGTATTTTAAGATCTGATTCACGAGAAATGATTGTAATTAGTCATGATAAAAGGTTAAATAAAATATGCAATAAAACTTTAGATTTAGATAGCGGTGATAATTATGTATAA
- a CDS encoding cysteine-rich KTR domain-containing protein: protein MCPVCGNKTRLKIREDTELKKFPLYCPKCRQENLIEIKQFKVTVITEPDAKTQSR from the coding sequence TTGTGTCCTGTATGTGGAAATAAAACACGATTAAAGATAAGGGAAGATACTGAATTAAAAAAATTCCCCCTCTATTGTCCGAAATGCAGACAAGAAAATTTAATTGAAATAAAGCAGTTCAAAGTAACTGTGATTACAGAGCCAGACGCAAAGACGCAGAGCCGATAA
- a CDS encoding ABC transporter permease → MKKYLASLKIEYLNSKEYFISFVSSIFYIPITIIVYYFLWKFIMKEQADIAGMNFDDVIAYFMTILVVKNSISNTMAETYYIFQDINSGNIDTLITKPIYYPLTRFCISLGRVVISMPLGIAFWIAVQLYFDKFSFASLGYFIISLFLGFCLMFQVLCILGLLTFWLKSVLSLRDIFWYILAIFSGEVVPLAFFSGKFEIIQHNPLAGIYYIPANIINSNNMKALILEQVIYIVIFSVIIYFMWRRGIKHYESQGG, encoded by the coding sequence ATGAAAAAATACTTAGCGTCTTTGAAAATAGAATACCTAAATTCAAAAGAATACTTTATTTCTTTTGTTTCCTCCATATTTTATATACCAATTACAATAATTGTTTATTATTTTTTGTGGAAATTCATAATGAAAGAACAAGCTGATATAGCAGGAATGAATTTTGACGATGTAATTGCGTATTTCATGACGATTTTGGTAGTGAAAAATTCAATATCAAATACAATGGCTGAAACTTATTACATATTTCAAGATATAAATTCGGGAAATATTGATACTCTGATAACTAAGCCAATTTATTATCCTCTTACTAGATTTTGCATATCTCTAGGAAGAGTTGTAATATCAATGCCTTTGGGCATAGCTTTTTGGATAGCAGTTCAGTTGTATTTTGACAAGTTTTCATTTGCATCACTTGGTTATTTTATAATATCCTTGTTTCTAGGATTTTGTTTGATGTTCCAAGTGCTATGCATTTTAGGATTACTAACATTTTGGTTAAAATCTGTACTTAGTCTCAGAGATATTTTCTGGTATATTCTGGCAATATTTTCAGGAGAAGTAGTTCCATTGGCATTTTTCTCCGGCAAATTTGAAATTATACAACACAATCCACTTGCCGGAATTTATTATATCCCTGCAAACATAATTAACTCAAACAATATGAAAGCTTTGATTTTGGAACAAGTAATTTACATCGTGATTTTTTCCGTAATAATTTATTTTATGTGGAGAAGAGGAATAAAACATTACGAATCACAAGGTGGTTAA
- a CDS encoding DMT family transporter encodes MNNRTKGIIAILLSAFGFALMNLFIPLAGDLPTIQKSFFRNLIAFLVAFALLLKSNKKEEVKELHDIKSIPWKTLILRASLGTAGIFCNYYALDHLFISDASVLNKLAPFATLILSWIFLKEDLRKEHIISILIAFVGVLFVVKPTLQIQEILPYLIGILGGICAGGAYTCVRKLNTLGVNSSFIVAFFSGFSSIVCIPFMIFNFVPMGTSSILALIGVGLAALIGQFGITLAYKFAPASEISVFDYSTIIFTGLFGFLFLHQIPDYLSIIGYILIFSGALINFMNNRRKQRMLINEKSARV; translated from the coding sequence ATGAATAATAGAACTAAAGGTATTATAGCAATATTATTGTCAGCATTTGGATTTGCTCTTATGAATTTATTCATACCACTTGCTGGAGATTTGCCAACTATACAAAAAAGTTTTTTCAGAAATTTGATTGCTTTTTTGGTGGCATTCGCGCTTTTATTGAAATCAAATAAAAAAGAAGAAGTAAAAGAACTTCACGATATTAAATCAATCCCATGGAAAACTTTGATTTTGAGAGCAAGTTTGGGTACTGCAGGAATTTTTTGTAATTATTACGCGTTGGATCATCTTTTCATTTCAGATGCATCAGTTCTCAACAAACTCGCTCCTTTTGCGACTTTGATTTTGTCTTGGATTTTCCTAAAAGAAGATTTGAGAAAGGAACACATAATTTCGATTTTGATAGCATTTGTAGGGGTTTTATTCGTTGTAAAACCTACACTACAAATCCAAGAAATCCTTCCATATTTAATAGGAATTTTGGGTGGAATTTGTGCAGGTGGAGCTTACACTTGCGTTAGAAAATTGAACACTCTAGGAGTGAATAGTTCGTTTATCGTTGCTTTTTTCTCAGGATTTTCGAGTATAGTATGTATTCCTTTTATGATATTTAATTTTGTTCCAATGGGAACATCATCAATCCTTGCTCTTATCGGCGTTGGACTTGCAGCCCTTATCGGACAATTTGGAATAACATTGGCTTACAAATTCGCTCCTGCTTCTGAAATTTCAGTGTTTGATTATTCGACGATAATTTTTACAGGATTGTTCGGATTTTTATTCTTACATCAAATTCCTGATTATTTAAGTATAATCGGATATATTTTAATATTCAGTGGAGCTTTGATTAATTTTATGAACAATCGAAGAAAACAAAGAATGCTAATAAATGAAAAATCTGCACGAGTATAA
- the tet(M) gene encoding tetracycline resistance ribosomal protection protein Tet(M), whose translation MKIINIGVLAHVDAGKTTLTESLLYNSGAITELGSVDKGTTRTDNTLLERQRGITIQTGITSFQWENTKVNIIDTPGHMDFLAEVYRSLSVLDGAILLISAKDGVQAQTRILFHALRKMGIPTIFFINKIDQNGIDLSTVYQDIKEKLSAEIVIKQKVELYPNMCVTNFTESEQWDTVIEGNDDLLEKYMSGKSLEALELEQEESIRFQNCSLFPLYHGSAKSNIGIDNLIEVITNKFYSSTHRGPSELCGNVFKIEYTKKRQRLAYIRLYSGVLHLRDSVRVSEKEKIKVTEMYTSINGELCKIDRAYSGEIVILQNEFLKLNSVLGDTKLLPQRKKIENPHPLLQTTVEPSKPEQREMLLDALLEISDSDPLLRYYVDSTTHEIILSFLGKVQMEVISALLQEKYHVEIELKEPTVIYMERPLKNAEYTIHIEVPPNPFWASIGLSVSPLPLGSGMQYESSVSLGYLNQSFQNAVMEGIRYGCEQGLYGWNVTDCKICFKYGLYYSPVSTPADFRMLAPIVLEQVLKKAGTELLEPYLSFKIYAPQEYLSRAYNDAPKYCANIVDTQLKNNEVILSGEIPARCIQEYRSDLTFFTNGRSVCLTELKGYHVTTGEPVCQPRRPNSRIDKVRYMFNKIT comes from the coding sequence ATGAAAATTATTAATATTGGAGTTTTAGCTCATGTTGATGCAGGAAAAACTACCTTAACAGAAAGCTTATTATATAACAGTGGAGCGATTACAGAATTAGGAAGCGTGGACAAAGGTACAACGAGGACGGATAATACGCTTTTAGAACGTCAGAGAGGAATTACAATTCAGACAGGAATAACCTCTTTTCAGTGGGAAAATACGAAGGTGAACATCATAGACACGCCAGGACATATGGATTTCTTAGCAGAAGTATATCGTTCATTATCAGTTTTAGATGGGGCAATTCTACTGATTTCTGCAAAAGATGGCGTACAAGCACAAACTCGTATATTATTTCATGCACTTAGGAAAATGGGGATTCCCACAATCTTTTTTATCAATAAGATTGACCAAAATGGAATTGATTTATCAACGGTTTATCAGGATATTAAAGAGAAACTTTCTGCCGAAATTGTAATCAAACAGAAGGTAGAACTGTATCCTAATATGTGTGTGACGAACTTTACCGAATCTGAACAATGGGATACGGTAATAGAGGGAAACGATGACCTTTTAGAGAAATATATGTCCGGTAAATCATTAGAAGCATTGGAACTCGAACAAGAGGAAAGCATAAGATTTCAGAATTGTTCTCTGTTCCCTCTTTATCATGGAAGTGCAAAAAGTAATATAGGGATTGATAACCTTATAGAAGTTATTACTAATAAATTTTATTCATCAACACATCGAGGTCCGTCTGAACTTTGCGGAAATGTTTTCAAAATTGAATATACAAAAAAAAGACAACGTCTTGCATATATACGCCTTTATAGTGGAGTACTACATTTACGAGATTCGGTTAGAGTATCAGAAAAAGAAAAAATAAAAGTTACAGAAATGTATACTTCAATAAATGGTGAATTATGTAAGATTGATAGAGCTTATTCTGGAGAAATTGTTATTTTGCAAAATGAGTTTTTGAAGTTAAATAGTGTTCTTGGAGATACAAAACTATTGCCACAGAGAAAAAAGATTGAAAATCCGCACCCTCTACTACAAACAACTGTTGAACCGAGTAAACCTGAACAGAGAGAAATGTTGCTTGATGCCCTTTTGGAAATCTCAGATAGTGATCCGCTTCTACGATATTACGTGGATTCTACGACACATGAAATTATACTTTCTTTCTTAGGGAAAGTACAAATGGAAGTGATTAGTGCACTGTTGCAAGAAAAGTATCATGTGGAGATAGAACTAAAAGAGCCTACAGTCATTTATATGGAGAGACCGTTAAAAAATGCAGAATATACCATTCACATCGAAGTGCCGCCAAATCCTTTCTGGGCTTCCATTGGTTTATCTGTATCACCGCTTCCGTTGGGAAGTGGAATGCAGTATGAGAGCTCGGTTTCTCTTGGATACTTAAATCAATCATTTCAAAATGCAGTTATGGAAGGGATACGCTATGGTTGCGAACAAGGATTATATGGTTGGAATGTGACGGACTGTAAAATCTGTTTTAAGTATGGCTTATACTATAGCCCTGTTAGTACCCCAGCAGATTTTCGAATGCTTGCTCCTATTGTATTGGAACAAGTCTTAAAAAAAGCTGGAACAGAATTGTTAGAGCCATATCTTAGTTTTAAAATTTATGCGCCACAGGAATATCTTTCACGAGCATACAACGATGCTCCTAAATATTGTGCGAACATCGTAGACACTCAATTGAAAAATAATGAGGTCATTCTTAGTGGAGAAATCCCTGCTCGATGTATTCAAGAATATCGTAGTGATTTAACTTTCTTTACAAATGGACGTAGTGTTTGTTTAACAGAGTTAAAAGGGTACCATGTTACTACCGGTGAACCTGTTTGCCAGCCCCGTCGTCCAAATAGTAGGATAGATAAAGTACGATATATGTTCAATAAAATAACTTAG
- a CDS encoding tetracycline resistance determinant leader peptide — MILKYPENICMLCIPMVMHKNPSDKSIYHWDFYALLGF, encoded by the coding sequence GTGATTCTAAAGTATCCAGAGAATATCTGTATGCTTTGTATACCTATGGTTATGCATAAAAATCCCAGTGATAAAAGTATTTATCACTGGGATTTTTATGCCCTTTTGGGTTTTTGA
- a CDS encoding ABC transporter permease, whose product MMKLFACSLRIALKKMFAYPNEIIMIFFHSLFQLLSTILFWVVLFDNVDSFGYDKSFIYLLAMVGMLSSAIEEMFFGLRDFEWLVRDGSLDRYLYRPQNTLFMIMIENIPLVAFIEQLVLGIVGIILVVVKFDIAISFVAVLKMIILLVIGNVYYQTIYATITMLSLRFEKISTLRDLIFNFNFSKNYPTTIFPNFLRKFLTYVVPVSLIAFVPTLALSGKPTRYFPLILIFLAVSLMVLYIVYNRGLRRYSSNGG is encoded by the coding sequence ATGATGAAATTATTTGCTTGTTCTCTAAGAATCGCTCTGAAAAAGATGTTTGCTTATCCAAATGAAATAATCATGATATTTTTTCACAGCCTTTTCCAATTATTGTCGACAATTTTGTTTTGGGTTGTGTTATTTGACAATGTAGATTCTTTTGGATACGACAAATCTTTCATATATTTGTTGGCAATGGTCGGGATGTTATCGTCAGCCATCGAAGAAATGTTTTTCGGACTCAGAGATTTTGAGTGGTTAGTGCGTGACGGAAGTTTGGATAGGTATTTGTATCGCCCTCAAAATACTTTGTTTATGATAATGATAGAAAATATTCCTCTTGTTGCATTCATTGAACAACTAGTGCTTGGAATTGTTGGAATAATTTTGGTAGTAGTGAAATTTGATATCGCGATTTCTTTTGTAGCTGTATTAAAGATGATAATTCTTTTAGTAATAGGGAACGTGTATTATCAAACGATTTATGCGACAATAACGATGCTGAGTTTAAGATTTGAAAAAATATCGACATTAAGGGATTTGATTTTCAATTTTAATTTTTCAAAAAATTATCCCACTACAATTTTTCCGAATTTTTTGAGAAAATTTCTGACTTATGTAGTTCCTGTTTCATTGATAGCATTTGTTCCAACACTAGCTTTAAGCGGAAAACCTACTAGATATTTTCCTCTAATATTAATTTTTTTAGCAGTGAGTTTGATGGTTTTATACATTGTGTACAATCGTGGGCTTAGAAGATATTCTTCAAATGGAGGTTAG
- a CDS encoding helix-turn-helix transcriptional regulator: MRKKEDKYDFRAFGLAIKEARLKRGLTREQVGALIEIDPRYLTNIENKGQHPSIQVLYDLVSLLHVSVDEFFLPANNLVKSTRRLQIEKYMDSFTDKELSLMESLASGINEARNIED; encoded by the coding sequence ATGCGTAAAAAAGAAGATAAATATGATTTTAGAGCCTTTGGTTTAGCCATTAAAGAAGCTCGATTGAAACGAGGTTTAACTCGTGAACAAGTGGGAGCATTGATTGAAATTGACCCACGTTACTTAACTAATATTGAAAATAAGGGGCAACACCCCAGCATACAAGTTCTTTATGACCTTGTATCGTTACTTCATGTTTCCGTTGATGAATTTTTCTTACCTGCTAATAACTTGGTAAAAAGCACCCGACGATTACAGATAGAGAAATACATGGATAGCTTTACAGACAAAGAACTATCCTTAATGGAATCTTTAGCCAGCGGTATCAACGAAGCAAGAAACATCGAAGACTAA
- a CDS encoding sigma-70 family RNA polymerase sigma factor, with protein MKPSFFQTTIENQFDYICKRAMEDERKNYLLYLSRIAKREVSFSDVGDYLVSQFATTDNYSTDFQIFTLNGISVGVENDLLSEALRELPDKKREILLLFYFMDMSDSEIADLLKLNRSTVYRHRTSGLALIKKFMEEFEE; from the coding sequence ATGAAACCATCTTTTTTTCAGACCACAATAGAAAATCAGTTTGACTATATCTGTAAACGTGCTATGGAAGACGAGCGAAAGAATTATCTGCTTTATCTTTCAAGGATCGCAAAGCGTGAAGTGTCCTTTTCTGATGTTGGCGATTATCTTGTTAGCCAGTTTGCGACAACAGATAACTATTCAACTGACTTTCAGATTTTTACACTCAATGGAATATCAGTTGGTGTTGAAAATGATTTATTGAGTGAAGCATTACGTGAGTTGCCAGACAAGAAACGTGAAATTCTACTGCTGTTTTACTTTATGGACATGAGCGATTCAGAAATTGCAGACCTGTTGAAATTGAACCGTTCTACTGTCTATCGGCATAGAACCAGTGGACTAGCCTTAATCAAAAAGTTTATGGAGGAATTTGAAGAATGA
- a CDS encoding helix-turn-helix domain-containing protein: MKTQYPMIPFPLIVKATDGDTEAINQILHHYRGYITKRSLRLMKDEYGNQSMVVDEVLRGRMETRLITKILSFEIK; encoded by the coding sequence ATGAAAACACAATATCCTATGATTCCCTTTCCTCTCATTGTAAAGGCAACAGATGGCGATACAGAAGCGATTAACCAGATTCTACATCATTACAGAGGGTACATAACGAAACGTTCCCTACGACTTATGAAAGATGAATATGGCAATCAAAGTATGGTCGTTGATGAAGTCTTACGTGGAAGAATGGAAACCAGACTGATTACAAAGATTCTGTCATTTGAAATTAAGTAA